The region CTACCTCAGGATTAAAAATCTTACGTTGGGTTATACCATTCCACCCACCCTTACTAAAAGAATCAATATTAAAAGACTAAGGTTTTTTGTGAGCGGCGAGAATATATTTACCTGGACTTTTGGAGGATTAACTAAATATCTGGACCCCGAAGAGGTAGGAGCACATGTTAGTTACTCTAACCCCAATGGTGTGAGTGGAAGGTCTGCTACAAATACACAATTATACCCAATGGGGAAAACTTATTCTGCAGGTATTCAAATCAACCTATAATTTGTTTTATAAATTTTAGAAGATTGTAAAAACAGATCCATTAATAGTGCTAAATATAAAAAAATGAAAAAAATACGAAGGATAATTCAAGTATTGGTATTACTGATCACGCCTTTTATAATTGCAGGTTGTGAGGCCGATATACTCGAACAACCACCTGGCGATGCAGTAACTGCAGATGAATTTTTCAACACAGGTGCTGATTTAGAAGCTTATACAAATGACTTATATGATGTTTTGCCAACCAAATCTGTATATATAGATGATTCAGACTCAGACAATATTTTAGGGGTAAGTGCTGGCGAAAGACTAAGAGGGGCACGTATTGTGCCTACAGACAGGGGTAGCGGGGGATGGTCCTGGGGCTATCTACGAAGGATCAACTATTTTCTTGAGAATTATGACAGGGTAGATGATGCTGCGGCTACAGCCCAATACTCCGGAATAGCGCGATTTTTTAGGGCTTATTTTTATTTCGAAAAAGTAAAGCGGTTTGGAGCTGTGCCCTGGTATAGTGAAGTGATCAATCAGAACGATGAAGAATTATTGACTAAAGCAAGGGATTCACGAGAACTAGTAATGGATTCCATTATGGCTGATATTGATTATGCAATTGAAAATATTCCAGCAAACAAGGAATTAAATCGTATAACAAAATATACGGCACTTATTTTAAAAGCCCGGATTGCTCTTCACGAAGGAACATTTAGAAAATATCATGGCCTGGATGATCATGAAAGATTTATAGAAGAATCTTCATCTGCAGCAAAGGAACTGATGGATTCTGGCGCTTACACCCTTTATACCAGTGGCGGTGAAGAGCAGGCATATTTAGACCTGTTTGCAATGGAAAATCAGAATACCACTGAAACTATTTTAGCTGTGGATTATGAATTTGGATTAAGAACACACGATCTGGCTTATAGGATGACAGCACCAACCCAGGGAAGATGGGGGCTTACAAAAGAATTGGTCAATAGTTATTTAATGACTGACGGAACACCGTTTACCGATCAATCTGGGTATGAAACCATGGGGTTTTACGAAGAGATGCAAAATCGGGATCCCAGGCTGACACAAACTACAGCAGGACCTGATTTTGCAACCTATGGTTCGCAGGATCCTGAGCCGGTAGATTTGGATATAACCAGAACAGGCTACAGAGTCATCAAAGGATTACCTCCCAAAGGTCCGCAATGGGGTTCGGGTGGTTCAATTAACGATGTTATACTTTTCCGTTTTGCAGAGGCCTTATTGATTTATGCTGAAGCTAAAGCAGAATTAGGAACATTAACTCAGGGTGACCTGGACATTTCTATTAATAAATTAAGAGATCGTGTAGGTTTGCCACATTTGAATATGGCCGAAGCGAATGCTGATCCCGACCCTTATCAGGAAAGCCTTTATGAGAATGTTGAAGGACCAAACAAAGGGGTAATCCTGGAAATTCGTCGTGAACGAAGGGTCGAGATGGTAAATGAAGGACTGCGTTGGGATGATCTTATGAGATGGAAAGAAGGCCAAAAAGTTGAAGAACCAATAAAGGGTATATATTTTTCAGAATTAGGTGCCCACGATTTTAATAATGATGGCAATTTTGATGTGTATGTTCATGATGGAGATACTTCCGGGGCGCCAGATGAAGTAACTACCACCATAAATATTAATGAAAGGCAACTTACAGAAGGTACTTCAGGAAATTTGCTCTTATTCGAGGGAGGAAGCTTTGATGAAACTAGAGATTATTATTACCCAATACCGATGGAAGATCTGGAGCTAAATAACAATTTAGAGCAAAACCCTGGTTGGTAATCAAGAACCTCGGGGCAAGCCCACGAGATATGAGTGGAAAAATTATCCTTTCGTTCGAGGCATCCCGATGCTTCGGGACGGAGCTCCCGATAGTAATCGGGATAAATCTCGATTATCGAGTAAAATTTTAAAATAAAAAAATAAAATGATAAAACATATAATTTCAGGTGTTTGCCTTTTGGGAATATTTTCCGTTTCAGCACAAAATCTTGCTGTCGGTACCGTGTTTGAAGATAGCAATCAAAACGGGGAAATGGATTCAGGGGAAAAAGGTATAGAGAAAGTAGCCGTTACCAACGGGAAAGAAGTTGTACTAACTAACAGTAAAGGGAAATATGAATTACCGCTTAGTAAGGATATGATAATTTCGGTAATCAAACCTTCTGGATATCGTGTAGCAACAAATACCGATAATTTGCCGCAATTTTTCTATATCCACAAACCTGAAGGTTCTCCAAAGCTTAAGTTTCCCGGTGTTAAATCCACCGGGGAAATACCCAAATCTGTTGATTTTGCCCTTATTCCTTCTGAAGAAAAAGAAGATTTTACCGCCCTTATTTTTGGAGATCCGCAGCCATATACCCAAGAAGAGGTAGATTATTTTGCTGATGGGATTGTAGCCGAAGTAGAAGGCATAGAAAATGTTCCCTTTGGGTTAAGCCTCGGTGATTTGGTGGGGAATGATCTTGATCTTTTTAATCCGTATATAAAAGCGGTGAAGAATGTCGGCATCTCCTGGTATAATTTACTGGGTAATCACGATATCAATTTTGATGTGGAAAATGATACGCTTTCTGATGAAACTTATGAAGCACATTTTGGCCCTGCTAATTATGCATTTAATTATGGTAAAGTACATTTCCTGGTTTTGGATGATGTTTTATATCCAGATCCCCGCGATGGAAAAGGATATTTAGGCGGTTTTAGGGAAGATCAACTTCAGTTTATAGAAAATGACCTAAAACACGTACCAAAAGATCACTTAATAGTAATCGCACTCCATATTCCGCTTAGCGAACCAGATGGAAGGGATACTTTTCGTGATGAAGACAGAGATAGGCTTTTTCAACTTTTAGAGGATTTCCCAAATACGCTTTCGCTTTCTGCACATACACATATCCAGCGCCAGGGTTTTTTCGGAAAGGAAGAGGGGTGGCAACAGGATAATTCTCACCATCATTATAATGTTGGAACAACTTCGGGAGATTGGTATTCAGGGAAATTAGATGAAAACAATGTTCCAATCTCCACAATGCGAGACGGTACCCCAAAAGGCTATGCTTTCATTAATTTTAACGGAAATGATTACAATATAGATTATAAAGTTGCCGGCAAACCGGCAGATTATCAAATGGAAGTTTTCGCACCTAAAGTCGTTGCTAAAGGCAGAAGGACCAAGGCGGGGATTTATGTGAATTTCTTTATGGGCACCGAAGACGATGAGGTATTATACCGCATAGACGAATGGGAATGGAAAGAAATGCAGTACATAGAAGACTATGATCCATCATATGTTGAAATGGTTTATGAATGGGATTTAGCCGAAGAATTAATGCCTGGGCGAAGGTCTTCAAATCCTATAAGAAGTGAGCATTTGTGGCGTGGAAGTATTCCCACAAAGCTGGAAACTGGAGAGCATGATATTGAAATAAAAGCTACCGATATGTTTGGGAAAACCCATACTACCAGAAGTAGTTATCGATTAGCTGAACCCCTTGAAGAGGTGATTAATTAAGTTTTTGTGTTTAGTTTGCAAGGCCTGCCCACAGTTCTCTATTTTTACGGGCAGGCCTTTATTTTAAAATTTAAGAAAATGAAATTTATAAAAACCGTATTGCTATATTTTCTAGTTGTTGCTATTGGTTGTAAGAACAATAAGGAGCAAGACAAAGAGCTTCAGGAAACCCAATCAGAAAATGTCACGATTCAGGTGCAGGGACATCGGGGAGATAGAGGGAATTTTCCGGAAAATAGTATTCCTGCCTTTATTAGTGCAGTAAAAAAAGGGGCCGATGTGATTGAGCTTGACGTGGTAATTTCCAAAGATAAAAAAGTAGTGGTTTCCCACGAGCCATTTATGCATTCGCTGTATGTTTTAATGCCTTCCGGGGATACAATTTCTGAAGAAAATCAGGAAAAATTTAACCTTTACAAGATGTCTTACGATAGCATTAAAAAGTTTGATTCCGGGTCTAAGGGAAATCGATTATTTCCAAACCAGCAGAAACAAAAAACCCATAAGCCTTTATTGACTGAAGCTATAGATTCCGTAGAGAATTATATATCGAATAATAATTTGGAAGCTGTGAGCTATAATATTGAATTAAAAAGTTCAGAAGATAAATATGGGATTTATCAGCCAGATCCTGAAGAATTCGTGAATCTTGTAATGGAGGTAATCAAAAATAAGAATATTGAGCAGAAAATGAATTTACAATCTTTTGATGTAAACATTTTAAATGAAGTTCATAAAAGTTATCCAGGAGTGGAAACTGCCTATTTGGTTTATACTGAGGGTATACAAAAGAATCTCGATTTACTCGATTTACGACCTAAAATCTATAGCCCACATTATGAATTGGTAAAAGACACTGCATTTGTAGATTCAATTAAAAATATGGAAATGAAGTTAATCCCCTGGACGGTTAATGAGGCTGAAGCTATTGAGAAAATGATTGAATTAAATGTAGATGGAATTATTACCGATTATCCAGAGCGGGTCTTATCGAGATAAAGCACTCATTGAGTTAATGATAGCATTATTCTTAGTGAATTTTGCTAAGATCTTGAAAGATCAGACCTAGTTTAATTTACAGACCCGGAGCGGGTAATAACAGGAGAGACCAAGCTTTGTACTTCCCTCATTCAATTGAAAAATCGCAAAACTTTTTTATTAGCCGTATTCGAAATTGAAAAAGAAAAGCAACGCTAAAACCAGAAGTGATCGGGAGGGCATCATTATCGCTGGAACACCCTATATAGTAAAGACGGAAAAGCCAAATTCACTATCGGCACCCGGGAAGAGTTCCTATATCGTAAGCTCGCTATACAAGCTGCCCGAAAAAGGGCACAAAAGAAAAACAAAAGCAGTGAAAAGGTTCCACGAGTTGGAAAAAAAATTATATGAGTAATCGGCTGCACCTGTACAGTCGGAAATTAATTGACTTTTGCATTAAACACCAGGCCGGGACGCTAATTTTATTAAATCAGGAAGATAAGATCGGGATTGCTAAAGAGGAGGAATTTGTACTTAGAAACTGGGGCTATTATGAACTGATGACCAAAATAAAAATACAAGGCTGAAAAAGCCGACATTGAATTGATAACAGATTGAAATTTAATTTCGGGGGTGCTTGTAGACCCATACGGTGAGGTGGAAAATCACACTCACTAAATGCGATTAGCATATGCAACGGCGTGGGCTATTTATTTTACTCCATAATCGAGATTTCCAACTTCAGAGCTTTAAAATCACAGTACAACTAAAGTCTTGAAGTCTAATAAAAAAGCCACCCTTTAGAGGGTGACTTTAACCTTAACGAATCAAATTAAAATTAATCGGTAATCATATGATCAAAGGGGGTGTATTCTAATTGAATTACTGATGATTCTGCATCCATAACTTCTTCTACAGCCGCATCGTAATCCTGAGAGGAAGTAAGAACCATTCCATTACGGTGCATTTTAAGCGTAGAGAAAAACTTAACTTCAAACCATACTTTATCTAATATTTCAAATTCTTCTGTGCTTACTCGATCCTCACCGTTTATTAAGCCGTTCATACGCTTTTGTGCTATTACTTTTATTTCCTTAGCAGCGTTTTCGTCAGTAGGCATATTACGTAAGGCACCGATTAGAAAAATGTTTTTTCCGTAATGTATTTTTTCGATGTATTCATTTCCATATTTCAACTCAAAAAGGGAAGGATTTTCTTCCATAGCCTTATCGAGTGCTCGTCTTTCTTCAAAAGGAGGTAAATACCTGCCACGACCTTCTGTATACTGGTAGCTTAATACTAAAACTTCATCTTCGGTTACGGGGTATTGCTCTATAATTGACTGGTATACTTCCGAAGTCACAGCAAATTCCGTTGCAAATTTCACCACGAATTCCGCACCGGCAGGTATGGGGAACTCGTAATAATTACGGTAAGGAGGCATAAACTGAATAGGATCTGCATTGTTTTCCCAAATAGGGTTGGTGAAAAAGGATGAACGTGTTTCGAGGAAAAATCCTTCAGTTTCGGCAAATGGATTGGCCAGGGGAACCCGATTACTCGTCAACATTCCATCACCAAAATTTTCATGGTCATCGTATTCCGCCTCCAGCACAGTTTTGCCATTCTGAACAATAGTTATTTTTTTGGTTCCTGAAGTCCTATCGTACAAAGTGGTGCTGATTCCGCTATTATCGGTAGTAGTAAATGCAACAGAGGTTAATTCCCCACTGGTATACGAATGTACAGCCGTGCCTTTTTCGTTATAAACTTTCTTTACCGAAGGAAGGCCGTTTTGATACTCTGTTTCGAACCATAAGTCCCCCTCGGCAGTATAATATTTAGACCACAGCGGTTTATTGTCTTCACTGCGGCTTACTTCCATATACAAATGTTGTTGCGGATAGCTGGAATATACCTTAGCCGACTTTATATAACCGTTTTCATAATATTCAAATTCATTGCGGGGAACATCTTCCCCTAAGTGATAGTTATGAAATCGGCCTTCTTTGATCCAGCCATTGGGATGTTGGCTAATAAGCTCGAAAGATGAATCAGATTCAATAGAATAATCTGATTGCGGAACATTATTATCTTTCTGACAAGAAGACAATAAAACTGTAGCTACAAGAAGTAGCGACAGGGAAAACTTTTTGTTCATATAAGTATTGAGTTTGAAAAATGGCTCACGTGTGGAACTATGTAGTAATTGTTCGAAATAGTACTTAATCTTGTTGGTAGAAAATTCTTATGTTTTGTTACAAAACTATTTTTTTTACTGCTTTTAGATTTTCTGAAGAGTGAGCCTAATCAAGAATATTAGGTCATAGAAATTGTAAATTTATCGTTTCTTAAAGCTGCCATTTTGAAAAGCAAAGCGAAGAAAAATGAGTAGCAAGAGGATAACACGCAGAGCGATGTTACACATTTTTAAAAGACTGTTAATCAGGTGTTTAATATTTTGTATGTTTTTATTTTTTGCCGAATTTGCGACAAATGCCCGGGGAGGCCTCATAAACAGGCTCGAATTTGCGCCAAATTAATATAAATGAAATCGAAGACAGACTCGCCACCTTTAACAAATTCATTTTGTAATAAACAATTTGAAGACACCAACAGAACCAAAGCTGGAGTAGATTTTTGTAATTGCATTTTCATTCAGGATAATCTGCTGGATTCCTGCATGGAAAAGTATAAAATGGCAGCAGACGATTCCCCTTTAGTAATTGATGGATCTCGCATTTGACAGAAATTTTTATAAAAGAGAGAAAGCTGCTAGCGGATGATAAATTTGTTATTAAAAAATAATTTTCCTAACCCATTCACCACTTTTACTTAGCAAAAGGTTTTTTCAATATTGTATGCATCTTCATCTACAATTGTTTTTCTTGGTTGGCAAAAGAGATGCTTAAAATATAAACATACATAGTTGATCTTTCTCTTTTTTAAAAATGAAAGAGACAATTATTTTAATTTCTATATATTTA is a window of Salegentibacter salegens DNA encoding:
- a CDS encoding RagB/SusD family nutrient uptake outer membrane protein, which encodes MKKIRRIIQVLVLLITPFIIAGCEADILEQPPGDAVTADEFFNTGADLEAYTNDLYDVLPTKSVYIDDSDSDNILGVSAGERLRGARIVPTDRGSGGWSWGYLRRINYFLENYDRVDDAAATAQYSGIARFFRAYFYFEKVKRFGAVPWYSEVINQNDEELLTKARDSRELVMDSIMADIDYAIENIPANKELNRITKYTALILKARIALHEGTFRKYHGLDDHERFIEESSSAAKELMDSGAYTLYTSGGEEQAYLDLFAMENQNTTETILAVDYEFGLRTHDLAYRMTAPTQGRWGLTKELVNSYLMTDGTPFTDQSGYETMGFYEEMQNRDPRLTQTTAGPDFATYGSQDPEPVDLDITRTGYRVIKGLPPKGPQWGSGGSINDVILFRFAEALLIYAEAKAELGTLTQGDLDISINKLRDRVGLPHLNMAEANADPDPYQESLYENVEGPNKGVILEIRRERRVEMVNEGLRWDDLMRWKEGQKVEEPIKGIYFSELGAHDFNNDGNFDVYVHDGDTSGAPDEVTTTININERQLTEGTSGNLLLFEGGSFDETRDYYYPIPMEDLELNNNLEQNPGW
- a CDS encoding calcineurin-like phosphoesterase C-terminal domain-containing protein is translated as MIKHIISGVCLLGIFSVSAQNLAVGTVFEDSNQNGEMDSGEKGIEKVAVTNGKEVVLTNSKGKYELPLSKDMIISVIKPSGYRVATNTDNLPQFFYIHKPEGSPKLKFPGVKSTGEIPKSVDFALIPSEEKEDFTALIFGDPQPYTQEEVDYFADGIVAEVEGIENVPFGLSLGDLVGNDLDLFNPYIKAVKNVGISWYNLLGNHDINFDVENDTLSDETYEAHFGPANYAFNYGKVHFLVLDDVLYPDPRDGKGYLGGFREDQLQFIENDLKHVPKDHLIVIALHIPLSEPDGRDTFRDEDRDRLFQLLEDFPNTLSLSAHTHIQRQGFFGKEEGWQQDNSHHHYNVGTTSGDWYSGKLDENNVPISTMRDGTPKGYAFINFNGNDYNIDYKVAGKPADYQMEVFAPKVVAKGRRTKAGIYVNFFMGTEDDEVLYRIDEWEWKEMQYIEDYDPSYVEMVYEWDLAEELMPGRRSSNPIRSEHLWRGSIPTKLETGEHDIEIKATDMFGKTHTTRSSYRLAEPLEEVIN
- a CDS encoding glycerophosphodiester phosphodiesterase family protein gives rise to the protein MKFIKTVLLYFLVVAIGCKNNKEQDKELQETQSENVTIQVQGHRGDRGNFPENSIPAFISAVKKGADVIELDVVISKDKKVVVSHEPFMHSLYVLMPSGDTISEENQEKFNLYKMSYDSIKKFDSGSKGNRLFPNQQKQKTHKPLLTEAIDSVENYISNNNLEAVSYNIELKSSEDKYGIYQPDPEEFVNLVMEVIKNKNIEQKMNLQSFDVNILNEVHKSYPGVETAYLVYTEGIQKNLDLLDLRPKIYSPHYELVKDTAFVDSIKNMEMKLIPWTVNEAEAIEKMIELNVDGIITDYPERVLSR